One Roseimicrobium gellanilyticum DNA window includes the following coding sequences:
- a CDS encoding polysaccharide lyase 6 family protein, whose product MSTLLRDLKQGTTVEVPDGTYTTKGCRTLQGLRGTKEKPIVIRAKNRGKVVIVGESGFILRDCEYAVIEGFVFENDADQQCVMLDNCKYTRVTRNVFRPKERARPRHWEHWVTVDGARSGYNRIDRNRFERKVNRGSPLFVRGDDAALVCSQRDRIDHNHFRDVIYADRENGHETIRTGGNDLGASGRSSFTTIEHNLLERCSGEDEIISIKSSDNIIRDNTLINCRGAICMRLGNRSVVSGNVIVATEDAPGVGGIKLFGFEHQVTGNYFSGLTGTKHEAPFSLIPGMHDTPTTENIGKKYDDMTATAPTRCTISGNTWVDCAPLQFGYEKEDKKWPLTPNACVFTGNHVIRTRANPKPMVNLGAVRDLQAKDNTAYSVQASPQDAAWTSWFVWEREKPIFKMPVQLTEADVGPDAAGDD is encoded by the coding sequence TTGAGTACGCTTCTTCGGGACTTGAAGCAGGGCACGACTGTCGAAGTGCCGGATGGTACCTATACGACCAAGGGGTGCCGCACGCTTCAGGGGCTGCGTGGAACGAAGGAAAAGCCCATCGTCATCCGTGCCAAGAATCGTGGCAAGGTGGTGATTGTCGGCGAGTCCGGATTCATTCTCCGGGATTGCGAGTACGCAGTGATTGAAGGCTTCGTGTTTGAGAATGATGCGGATCAGCAGTGTGTGATGCTGGACAACTGCAAGTACACACGCGTGACTAGGAATGTCTTTCGTCCCAAGGAGCGTGCCAGGCCGAGGCATTGGGAGCACTGGGTGACCGTGGATGGCGCTCGCAGCGGATACAATCGCATCGATAGAAACCGGTTTGAGCGAAAGGTGAATCGGGGCAGTCCGCTCTTTGTTCGTGGGGATGACGCAGCGCTGGTGTGCTCCCAGCGTGACCGTATTGATCACAACCACTTCCGTGATGTGATCTACGCGGATCGTGAGAATGGCCATGAGACCATCCGCACCGGAGGCAATGATCTCGGTGCTTCAGGCCGGAGTTCGTTCACGACCATCGAACACAACCTGCTGGAGCGCTGTAGCGGTGAGGACGAGATCATCTCGATCAAATCCTCCGACAATATCATCCGTGACAACACACTCATCAACTGCCGCGGTGCCATCTGCATGCGCTTGGGGAATCGAAGCGTAGTGTCTGGCAACGTCATCGTCGCTACAGAGGATGCTCCAGGGGTCGGTGGCATCAAGCTTTTTGGCTTCGAGCACCAGGTAACGGGCAACTACTTCTCTGGACTCACCGGCACCAAGCATGAAGCGCCGTTTTCGCTCATCCCCGGCATGCATGACACGCCCACGACAGAGAACATCGGCAAGAAGTATGATGACATGACCGCCACCGCACCTACGCGCTGCACGATTTCAGGAAACACGTGGGTGGACTGCGCGCCGCTGCAGTTTGGCTACGAGAAGGAGGATAAGAAGTGGCCGCTGACTCCGAATGCCTGCGTCTTCACCGGAAATCACGTCATACGCACCAGGGCCAACCCCAAGCCGATGGTGAATCTCGGTGCCGTGCGAGATCTCCAGGCGAAGGACAACACGGCATACAGTGTGCAGGCTTCTCCGCAAGATGCGGCGTGGACATCATGGTTCGTGTGGGAAAGAGAGAAGCCGATTTTCAAAATGCCGGTGCAGCTGACGGAAGCGGACGTGGGGCCAGATGCAGCGGGGGATGATTAG
- a CDS encoding DUF4159 domain-containing protein, with amino-acid sequence MTALWKWTLPVPVLLACVALPSQEPVPRNFGAEHTHVFPHDARQFKGWRHQGAPIWTVNPELPNDVFTFARLRYPVRKRGRWTADYPEAELNFSYRLHQLTSIQVNPYPAIVDIDAEQLRHYPFIYVSEAGNMNISEEQAKLLREYMLNGGFLMIDDFWGEEDWKDFAPSFKKIWPDRDYVELDPGHPIFHLVFDLTAPPQSHSSVYVDEMRKQGWTRMTNEIRKGADTPRFRAVYDDQGRMVMLVCLNNDLGDGWEREKSDPYYFTEVSEKIAYPLGLNIVFYVLTH; translated from the coding sequence ATGACCGCGCTTTGGAAGTGGACACTCCCAGTACCCGTGCTCCTCGCCTGCGTGGCGCTGCCTTCGCAGGAACCGGTGCCGCGCAACTTCGGCGCCGAGCATACCCATGTCTTCCCTCATGACGCGCGCCAGTTCAAAGGATGGCGGCATCAAGGTGCGCCGATATGGACTGTGAATCCAGAGCTGCCCAATGATGTCTTCACCTTCGCCCGCCTGCGTTATCCGGTGCGCAAGCGCGGCCGGTGGACGGCGGACTACCCAGAGGCCGAACTCAATTTCTCGTACCGCCTCCACCAACTCACCTCCATCCAGGTGAATCCCTACCCCGCAATCGTGGACATCGATGCGGAGCAGCTTCGCCACTATCCCTTCATTTATGTGAGCGAGGCGGGGAATATGAACATCAGCGAGGAGCAGGCGAAGCTCCTTCGCGAATACATGCTCAATGGCGGCTTCCTCATGATCGACGACTTCTGGGGTGAGGAGGACTGGAAGGACTTTGCTCCCTCATTCAAAAAGATCTGGCCTGACCGTGACTACGTGGAGCTCGATCCCGGGCATCCCATCTTCCATCTCGTATTCGACCTGACTGCGCCACCCCAGTCGCACAGCTCCGTGTATGTAGACGAGATGCGCAAGCAGGGTTGGACACGCATGACCAATGAAATCCGCAAGGGTGCTGACACTCCCCGCTTCCGCGCTGTGTATGATGACCAGGGCCGCATGGTCATGCTGGTCTGCCTCAACAATGATCTCGGAGATGGGTGGGAAAGGGAGAAGAGTGATCCCTACTATTTCACGGAGGTATCAGAGAAGATCGCCTATCCCCTGGGGCTTAATATCGTGTTCTATGTGCTGACCCATTAG